Genomic window (Sphingorhabdus pulchriflava):
GCGCCGAAAATCGGTCAATTCACCGGAGACCAACGCTTCTTTCTGGCATGGGCGCAGGTCTGGCGCGAACTGGTGGTTGATGCGGAACAGCGCCGCCGCATATTGTCCGATCCGCACAGCCCCGGCGAATTCCGCGCGAACGGCATCGTACGAAACATCGACGCCTGGTACGACGCTTTCGGTGTGAAACCCAGCGACAAGCTTTACCTGCCGCCGGAGCAAAGGGTGCGGATCTGGTAAAAAAGGTCAGAGCCTTTCACATTGCCCGTTGACGTAGCCATTCAATCCGACGCCTCACAATGGGAGCACTGCTGATCTGACACTAGCCGAACCTGTTAATATAATTGCTATGCATTTATGGTGCACTGACAAACGTCTACTTTTGCACCAGCCCGGCCTCTTTCGCAAAACGCTCAATGTCCACAACCGGCCAAAGAACGACACTTGCTTAATCAACATAATAATGAATAGCGACGCCAGGACTTTAGAAAGCTTCGCAACGGTTACTGGCTACTCGACAATCTCCTTCATCTACGCTTTGTTACGTCTGAACTCCTCAAGAGCTTTCCCTTCGCGCGATGCACCTTCGGCATAAGATCGATTCTGCAGTTTCCGCTTATACTTCTTAGGCAATGAGTCATTGAGCAGATCGAATATCTTTTGCTCAAAATGCCATTCGTCCAGCCAGAAGGCCTTTCGCTTTGGATCGCGAGCTTTGCGATACTTGTCTGCAAAGAAGTTCACCTCGGCTTGCGCGTTATCCATACGTTCAAACCTCTCGTCCCAAAATGCCTTTTGCCTTTCATCCACCGGGCCTTCGATTTCTACCGTGCCTCGGCGTAGGTCGAGAAATATATCGTCGGGCTGGGGAACAGGATCGGGTGCCGTAATCGCTAAACGCTGCCGCCGCTCCAACTCGGCGGTCCATTTTCTGCTTATACTCGATCATGGTCTCAAGCAGCTGCAACTGCTCTGTGTGACGTTTTTCCTCTACAGACCGAACGATGTCGGAAAGCTGCTTTTGGGATAAGCGGCTTCCCTTCATTGCCGCGATGGCCAGGGCCCTCACCGAGGCCTGGATGGCAGGCAGCTCAATCGTCTTGTCACCTTCGCGGATTGTGACGGGTCGATACGCCTCTTCAAGGATCAGGCTGTCGGTAGGGCGCAGTATCGGATCGAACTCCTTCTTCTTTACCTTCGGTCTCTTGGGCCTACCATTTGGATTGCCAGACCTGCCTTTCTGGAACCTGTGCTCAGAAGGTAGCCTGCCATAGCCTATGGAGTAGGGAACGAGCTCGGTCTGCTGTTTGTCGTTCTCTCCATCGCTCATTGGGCCGCCTCCATATCGAGGCTGATGCCGAGGCGCGCTTCGCTGATGTCGTCGAACGATGTGTTGGTACCGGCGAGCAAGGCTTGCTTACCGCTATAGGCCTGCCAGCGCCTGACGATCGTATCACAATAAAGGGGATCATATTCGATGAGCCGGGCACAGCGCCCGGTCTTCTCGGCAGCGATCAGGGTAGAGCCTGAACCACCGAAGCCATCGAGGATAACCTCCCCACGCTTCGAACAGTCGCGTATCGATCGGCAATGAGCGCAACTGGCTTGACCGTCGGATGCATGGCAAGCTCTTCCGAACGGTTGGCGCCGATACTGCTGATCCCTGCATAGTCCCAAACATTGGTTCGATAGCGTCCGGTCTCGCCCAAGCCAAAGCTGTTGGTATGGGGTGCTGTCCCTTGCTTGAACACGAAGATGAGCTCGTGCTTCGAACGGTAGAAGGCACCTATACCGCCATTGGTCTTGTTCCAGACAACAAGGTTCTTGAGTTCGGTGAAGCTATGATGCCCCGCTGTCAGCAGTTCGCCCATATGGCGCCAGTCCATACAAACAAAAGCAATCGCCCCGTCACGCATCACGCCAGCCATGGCGCCAAGACTGTCCTTCAGGAACTGGGTGAACTGGCTCTCGCTCATCTCGCCTGAGGCAAAGGCGAACTCGCGGTGCCTGACCGAGCCGAGGCCGCAGACATTGCCATCAATGGCGACATTATAAGGCGGATCGGTAAAGACCATGTCGACCCGCTCGTTGCCGAGCAGCCGTGCATAATCCTCCTTGCTTCGCGCATCGCCGCAGATGAGCTTATGCCGTCCCAGGACCCCCACATCACCCATGCGCGTGACGGCAGGCCCTGCCACCGCTGGCATGGCATCCTCTACCGCATCAACCGCATCGGGATCAGCCTCACCCGCCTCGTCAAGGACAAGGTCGATCTCTGCCAGACTGAAGCCTGTCAGTTCGACCTCGAAGTCGAGTTCCACCAAACCCTGAAGTTCGATCGCCAATATCTCGCGGTCCCAGCCAGCGTTTAACGCAAGCTTGTTGTCCGCGAGCACATAGGCCCGCTTCTCGGTCTCGCTCAGATGGGAAAGGGCAAGTGTCGGAACGGTCCCAAGACCCAGCTACTTTGCAGCCTCGACCCTGCCATGGCCTGCGATGATCGTACCATCATCGCCTATGAGCACCGGGTTCACAAACCCGAAGCGCTCTATACTCGAAGCAATCTGCTTTATCTGCTTCTTCGAATGTGTCCGCGCGTTGCGCGCATAAGATTTAAGCGATCCAATATCCCGCTCGATAACTTGTGTAATAAATTTGGTCATTCAACATCCCCCATTTAAACATGACAAAGCGGCTCCTTTCTTGTTTTGCTCCAGTCTTAAGCATGGGAATGAATGGCGAATAGATCAAGAACAGAATGGCAACATTCATCGCGCGTAGAGAACCCCCTGCCGCAAGAATGTGGAAGACATTGTGGAAGCTTGGCAGAGATGATGGTGTATGTGCCCGCAACAAAACCGGCGCGATCCAATCCCTGATATGCAACTATCCATTCGCTGTTCTACGCAGCGGCTTTCGCTGTTCGGGCGATTTGTTTTCCCTGTTATTGCGAGATGAATTCCCTGTTCTGTGCGCAGGGAAAATGCTGCTTTAACCTCGCAATTCTGCGGGTTTTGCGGGTCTGACGCCGCAAACTCGCCCCCCCAAAAAAATTGTGAAATTCCCTGTTAATTCCCTGCATAACAGGGAATTTCAGCGCAGAGACTGGTTGCGGGTGACTGCGCGCACCTCCACATGTCATTCACTCACAAACAAAAATCTAATTTTGCCCAAACACAAGGGAATGGACCATTTTTGGCCCGAGACAAGACGAATCTCTCATTGCTGACCAGAAATTCTCGCGCTGAAATGGCGACGGCGGTTTGGAAACTTGCCGCCGCTACTGCGCCAACCAGGGCAAAGCTCGGCGAACCTTGGCGGATCTACCAGCGGGCGAGTTTGATGAAGAGCGCTGTGCCGAGTCCCATCGGAATCATTGCAACAGCCGAGAGCAGGAACACTGACCACATTGGCGCATTCATCTCGAGCAACGCCAAGCCGCCGATCAGAACGACTGCCAGTCGCAGCGCTTGAGCGGCGATCGCTCCGCCCACACGGCCTGCACCTTGAGAAGCAAAGTAAAGACAAAGCCCCAGCCCGAAAAATGCATAGCTAAACCCGGCAATACTCAAATAGCTATACGCTGCATGTCGTACAGCCGGATTGTTGGTAAACATGTCCACCCATAGTTCGGGAAAAGACACAACCAAGACACCAAGCACGCCAAGAGCAGAAGCAGCAAGCGCTCCGGCTGTCCACGCGATACGCCGGGCTCTCGGTACATCGCCTCCGCCTATGGCTGTGCCGACCATTGGTACGCACGCGACCCCGACCGAAAAAGCGATTGGGATGAGCAGAAATTCAAGCCGCACACCGATGCCGTACCCGGCCAATGCCTCCGGGCCATAGCGCGCGACCATCGCGGTCAGCACTAGAACGGTCGTTACCGACAACAACGGTGAGAGCATGGCCACGGCACCGAACCGCAATATCTGGGCAAATCGAGTTATGCTCAGCAGGCTTGGATCAAGCCGCAATTGAAGGCGAGCACGGGTGGATCGAAGGTACAGAAACAGTGTTACTGCAGCGCAAGAAAATGCCACAAGTTGACCCAACGCCACACCAGCCATACCAAGTCGGGGAAGCGGCCCAATGCCAAGCCCAAATGCCCCACCGACAACGATCTGCACCACGCCTGCTGCCAACTGAGTCGTTGCCGGTATTGCCATGTTACCCGACCCGCGCGCAATCGACGCTAACATGTTGGTCACCCAGATCGCGACAATACCGAGCGCCGCCACGTTTGAATAAATGATGGCCTGTTGCAGCACTTCGCCCGATCCGCCGAGCTGACTGTAAGCGAGTGGGCCAACAGTCAGGACAGCCACGGTCAGAGCCAACCCAAGGACTAAACCGATAGCAAGCGAGCATAAGGCAAGCGCTTGAGCACCATCGTAGTCTCCGCCGCCAAGCGCCCGGCTGATGGCACCCGATACGGTGCCGCCCATCGCTCCAGCAGATAGCATTTGCATCAACATGAAAATTGGAAAGACCAGCGCGATCCCGCCCAGCGCAGCAACGCCTAATGAACCCACATAGGCAGTCTCGGCAATTGAAACGACGGTTGCCGAGCAGAGCGCGACAAGGTTGGGCAAACTCAGGCGTACAAGTGTCGACAGGATCGGGCCTTCACGCAATAATGTCGCGCGTGCGGCTGCGGCCGTTGCGGAAGCTTCGGCTGTACTGCGGTTGCCTGCGATGACGTTTGCGCTCATGCTGCCATCACCAACAGAGTGGAGGTTGCCGAAGCCAGAAGCCTCCCTTCATCATCGGTAAGTGTGGCATCTGCGTAGGCCACACGGCGCCCCATGCTTTTGATGATCGCTTCTGCCCGCACTGGCCCGGTATGTTCGGTCATTGCCTTGTGATAGGCAACCTTGAGCTCAAGCGTGGTGAACGATTCCCCTGCTGCCAATCGGCTTGCCGTGGCGATCCCGCATGCAGAATCCAGCAACGTCGCCGCATATCCGCCGTGAACCACACCCAAAGGATTATAGGCATGTCGGCCGGGTACACCTTCAAACACCGCGCGCCCAAGTTCGACCTCGACCAAGGCAAAGCCCAGCGTTTCGCCGATCGGGGGCTTGCCACCCGCCGCCAGCAACGCCCGAACCCTGGCAAGCCCGTCCATTGAGGCATCGTCGGTTCTGGTTTCACCTGTCATATATCCAGCCTCTTAGTTAGCGATGCGAGGGTGTCGTGCAGAATAGCATCGGACTGCGCCCCTTCGCCGACGGCGCGTGCCAAAGCAACTGCGCCGACCATCTGTGAGACAGCAGCCCGAGCTTCTCCGGAAGGATCATCATTGTCGATGCGGATAAGTACCGCTTCAATTCGGGACGTGAGTTTTGCCAAGCCAGCAGCGAAGCGTACGCGAGCGGTATCAGAGTTGCGTGCCAAATCTGACGCCAATGCTGGAAGAGGACAGCCCCGTTCCGGTCGATCACGATGCTCTGGCGAAATATAGGCTTCGAGAAATGTGCGCAACGCGGGTCGCGGATCGGCCAGTTCGCTTGCCAGAGCTCCATCGAAAGCAGGAGAGCGATGCTGCATGTCGGTAAACATAACGTCGATGGCTTCCGCAATCAGCGCCTCTTTCGATGCGAAATGCGCATAGAAACCACCATGCGTCAGTCCAGCGCTTCCCATAACGTCCGCTACTGAAACCTTTTCGGGGCCCCTCAGTCGAATCTCGCGTGCTGCGGACTTCACGACGCGCGCGCGCGTCTCCGCTTTGTGTTCGCTGCCATAACGCATGCGCGACCTCCTTTATATGACAATTGTAATATAAAGGAGGTGCCGTTGCAACTCTACAACAGGCAGAGAGCGGCTTGGTATTGTACCGGTTTGGCAAAGGGCGACCTTCGCAAGGTTGTAGTATATGGGAAAACGGCGGGGATTGCCGATCTTGTCGCGGTAACTATGTGCGGCGTAAAATAGACCTCGTCATTGCCGATCGCCTGGGTGATCAGGTCCGGTTGCGATGACGCGACGTGCCTGATTGCTATGTCAGCTTCGCGACGCAGCAAGTCCGTAGCGGCATTTGAAGCGACCATTTCAACTGAAATACCTGCATATTCCTGACGAAGTTTTCCGACAATTGGTGGAAGCAGAAATACGCTATATGCTTCGCTAGCAGCTATGCAACTGGACCCCTCAATCGATTGAGACCGCCCCGACGCCACACGTGAGACGCGCGATGCCGTCTCCTCCATTCCGCGCACATGCGCCAACAATTCGAGCCCGTTCGGGGTCAGTAACAGCCCCTGCCCGCCCGCTCGAACAACACCAGGCTCAGCTCGTCTTCTAAAGCGTCCACTTGCCGGCTGAGTGTCGGCTGCGACAATCCCAACGCACGCGCCGCAGCAGAAAGAAACCCTTCCTCAGCGGTCACGAGAAACGCTCGCGCCCTGTTTCAATCAAAATTTACCGAACGCCAATCCATGCATATTTGCATAGATGAAATAGAAAATGCCGCAATTTCTATTTCACATTGGCATGGCTAGATCAAACATCACGCTTCTGTAAGGAACAGCAATGCAAGCAAAATAGGCCTGGCAAGCCTGTACAGCCCCAGCCTTGCAAACCTTTCCGCAGATTGACCAGACCACTACCCATCTGGCTCTGGTCACCAGCGATCGCCCTATCTTACTCAACTGAGCAAGAGGGCTGTCGCTGGTCCGGGTGAAGGCCGAACTTTGCTCTTCTCCCCCAAACACCCCGGCGCGCAAAGATCGGTCTTCCCCGGAAATACGCCATATCAACAACTCTGCCCAAGCCAGCCACCAGCTCGTTGTTATTTCAGTCTACCGGTTGTTGGACAGAAATATCCAGGAACCTCAAAATGCCCAAAACAATGTTAAATCCCCTGATCGTGGGCTTGACCCTATCTGTTTCAGCATCCGTTGCACAGGCGCAAGAAAATCAAGACGGTCAGAACGATAACCATATCGCTGTCGGCGTAGGCTTTGTTGATCAGTACGGACCTTTCAACTCGGCGTGATCGCAGAAAACTCTCTGTCGATGCCGGGCTGCGCATCTCTTTTGACACCAAAATAGGCCAGCTGAGCGGCGAACTTCGCCACGACGTGAAGGACAAATTCAATGGTTCGGAAATCATCCCCGCTATAGTTACCCGATTTCGACGGGACGATTTACGATCACTCCAGCTGTAAATGCGAGCTGGCTCGACCGAAAGGCCACCCATTATATGGACGGCGTGACTGCTGCACAGCGCGCGCGCAGGATATGAAAAGAGCGGCGGGTTATTCTTCCCGATGCTCCGAGTACAGACGAAGTGCTGAATCTGGGTGGGGCATCTCAATCGCCGTAAAACTCAATGAACGGCTGATGCTCATCGCTGCTGAGGGTGCCATCTATCTCGACAAATCCATCTATAGAAGTGCCGCTATCGACCAAAAATGGGAGGCTCAAGGCACGTTGGGTCTGACATACAGATTTTAGGGGCGGGTAGAGGCAGTGCGTCGCACGTGCCGCCATGAAGTTTGTAAAAGGTTCGAGTCACCTGTTCCAAAGACATATCTATCCGGGCGAACCAGAACGGCCTCTACAGCCTGCTCGTCGAACCAGATTTCGAGTTTGTTCGCAAACGGCGCGAGTTTGCGGCTGCTCAAATCCTGCCGGGTGATAAGCCAATGGTTAGTGCCAAGAACTTCATCCAGCCGATTACCATCGACCGAAACCGGCTGCGGGAAATAGCTTCCTGCCCCAACGCTATCCTTCAGAATCGCACCAGTGGAAATAGGTGGATAGTCCGGTGGTCCTCCGGGTAGCTTTCCAAGCACACGACCCAGTTTGAACTTCAAATCGCGCAGGAAGGCGGACCATCTGTTGGTGATGCACACTGTGCGACCCATCATAATTGCCATGTCGATCGTAGCGCGGACATTTGGCTCGCGTTCGGGCTGGTAAGTGTCGAGTAGCCTGTGGTCGGCCTCTCCCTTGACAACGGCTGCAAGTTTCCATGCCAGATTTGCGGCGTCACGCAGGCCCGAACACATGCCCTGCCCGGCAAAGGGCGGGGTCTGGTGCGCAGCGTCGCCGGCCAGCAGGACTCGGCCTTTGCGCCATTGACTGGCGATACGGGCGCGGAAAGTGTACACTGCCTTGCGTTCCATCCGCACCGCGCCTTTCACATTCCA
Coding sequences:
- a CDS encoding DUF5681 domain-containing protein, which encodes MSDGENDKQQTELVPYSIGYGRLPSEHRFQKGRSGNPNGRPKRPKVKKKEFDPILRPTDSLILEEAYRPVTIREGDKTIELPAIQASVRALAIAAMKGSRLSQKQLSDIVRSVEEKRHTEQLQLLETMIEYKQKMDRRVGAAAAFSDYGTRSCSPARRYISRPTPRHGRNRRPGG
- a CDS encoding DNA methyltransferase, with amino-acid sequence MRDCSKRGEVILDGFGGSGSTLIAAEKTGRCARLIEYDPLYCDTIVRRWQAYSGKQALLAGTNTSFDDISEARLGISLDMEAAQ
- a CDS encoding DNA-methyltransferase; this encodes MLADNKLALNAGWDREILAIELQGLVELDFEVELTGFSLAEIDLVLDEAGEADPDAVDAVEDAMPAVAGPAVTRMGDVGVLGRHKLICGDARSKEDYARLLGNERVDMVFTDPPYNVAIDGNVCGLGSVRHREFAFASGEMSESQFTQFLKDSLGAMAGVMRDGAIAFVCMDWRHMGELLTAGHHSFTELKNLVVWNKTNGGIGAFYRSKHELIFVFKQGTAPHTNSFGLGETGRYRTNVWDYAGISSIGANRSEELAMHPTVKPVALIADRYATVRSVGRLSSMASVVQALP
- a CDS encoding ParB/Srx family N-terminal domain-containing protein; translation: MTKFITQVIERDIGSLKSYARNARTHSKKQIKQIASSIERFGFVNPVLIGDDGTIIAGHGRVEAAK
- a CDS encoding MATE family efflux transporter; the protein is MSANVIAGNRSTAEASATAAAARATLLREGPILSTLVRLSLPNLVALCSATVVSIAETAYVGSLGVAALGGIALVFPIFMLMQMLSAGAMGGTVSGAISRALGGGDYDGAQALALCSLAIGLVLGLALTVAVLTVGPLAYSQLGGSGEVLQQAIIYSNVAALGIVAIWVTNMLASIARGSGNMAIPATTQLAAGVVQIVVGGAFGLGIGPLPRLGMAGVALGQLVAFSCAAVTLFLYLRSTRARLQLRLDPSLLSITRFAQILRFGAVAMLSPLLSVTTVLVLTAMVARYGPEALAGYGIGVRLEFLLIPIAFSVGVACVPMVGTAIGGGDVPRARRIAWTAGALAASALGVLGVLVVSFPELWVDMFTNNPAVRHAAYSYLSIAGFSYAFFGLGLCLYFASQGAGRVGGAIAAQALRLAVVLIGGLALLEMNAPMWSVFLLSAVAMIPMGLGTALFIKLARW
- a CDS encoding PaaI family thioesterase — its product is MTGETRTDDASMDGLARVRALLAAGGKPPIGETLGFALVEVELGRAVFEGVPGRHAYNPLGVVHGGYAATLLDSACGIATASRLAAGESFTTLELKVAYHKAMTEHTGPVRAEAIIKSMGRRVAYADATLTDDEGRLLASATSTLLVMAA
- a CDS encoding TetR/AcrR family transcriptional regulator, which codes for MRYGSEHKAETRARVVKSAAREIRLRGPEKVSVADVMGSAGLTHGGFYAHFASKEALIAEAIDVMFTDMQHRSPAFDGALASELADPRPALRTFLEAYISPEHRDRPERGCPLPALASDLARNSDTARVRFAAGLAKLTSRIEAVLIRIDNDDPSGEARAAVSQMVGAVALARAVGEGAQSDAILHDTLASLTKRLDI
- a CDS encoding LysR family transcriptional regulator substrate-binding protein yields the protein MEETASRVSRVASGRSQSIEGSSCIAASEAYSVFLLPPIVGKLRQEYAGISVEMVASNAATDLLRREADIAIRHVASSQPDLITQAIGNDEVYFTPHIVTATRSAIPAVFPYTTTLRRSPFAKPVQYQAALCLL